The following proteins are co-located in the Fusobacteria bacterium ZRK30 genome:
- a CDS encoding ATP-binding cassette domain-containing protein gives MLKFKNITTNEKKPHLNNLNLNVSNGKFILLNYRSKTEKDKIIDLICQLDIPKSGGIIIGGKNLSKFNCRSKIIHKRIGICFEDFKLIQTKDVMGNITLPLEIHTKLPPKKLIETGEKQLKNFGLLDKKNNSLTTLNLEEKQRLNIARSLVLDPELIILDNPQIHLKIEKIESLMKYFQDLNSKGKTIVIFTNNKKIENMINCDKYILEKGAISNV, from the coding sequence ATGTTAAAATTTAAAAATATAACTACTAATGAGAAGAAACCCCATCTTAATAATTTAAATTTAAATGTTTCAAATGGAAAATTTATCCTTTTAAATTATAGATCTAAAACAGAAAAAGATAAGATAATCGACTTAATCTGCCAGCTGGATATCCCTAAATCCGGAGGTATCATAATCGGAGGAAAAAACCTCTCTAAGTTTAATTGTCGTTCAAAAATAATTCATAAAAGAATAGGAATTTGTTTTGAAGATTTTAAGCTTATACAAACAAAAGATGTCATGGGAAATATAACTCTTCCTTTGGAGATCCATACAAAATTACCTCCTAAGAAACTCATTGAAACAGGTGAAAAACAGTTAAAAAATTTTGGTCTTTTAGATAAAAAAAATAATTCTTTAACAACTCTGAATTTAGAGGAAAAGCAAAGACTTAACATCGCCAGATCTCTGGTTTTAGATCCTGAATTAATCATCTTGGATAATCCTCAAATTCATTTAAAAATTGAAAAAATTGAGAGTTTAATGAAATATTTCCAGGATCTCAACAGCAAGGGCAAAACCATAGTAATTTTTACCAACAATAAAAAAATTGAAAATATGATAAATTGTGATAAATATATCTTAGAGAAGGGAGCAATATCCAATGTTTAA
- a CDS encoding metallophosphoesterase, with the protein MGKKYKILIISDTEILGRYPMDRLKKMFSNIDFIISAGDLGNDYLDYLFTTLNKDIIYVNGNHVHKKGHDISFCKNIDGKIIRYKGLKIFGLGGSKKYSYQENQYSEFEMTQRIILNLGSLFWGRKLDIMVTHTPPRRINDREDFTHQGFEVFHKILKYFKPKLWIHGHIHLVSHMDTQETVVGDTRIINAYGYKVIEYMKN; encoded by the coding sequence ATGGGGAAAAAATATAAGATACTTATCATCAGTGATACAGAAATTTTGGGACGATATCCCATGGATAGGCTAAAAAAGATGTTTTCCAATATTGATTTTATAATCTCAGCAGGAGATCTGGGAAATGATTATTTGGATTACCTTTTTACAACTCTCAATAAGGATATCATCTATGTCAATGGAAATCATGTCCATAAAAAAGGACATGATATCTCATTCTGTAAAAATATAGATGGGAAGATCATAAGATATAAAGGACTGAAAATATTTGGTTTAGGAGGGAGTAAAAAGTACTCCTACCAGGAAAATCAATATTCTGAGTTTGAGATGACCCAGAGGATAATTTTAAATTTAGGTTCCCTTTTCTGGGGAAGAAAACTAGATATCATGGTAACCCATACTCCTCCACGGAGGATAAATGACCGGGAAGATTTTACCCATCAGGGATTTGAAGTCTTTCATAAAATTTTAAAGTATTTTAAGCCTAAATTATGGATCCACGGGCATATTCATCTGGTTTCCCATATGGATACCCAGGAAACTGTCGTAGGAGATACTCGGATTATCAATGCCTATGGATATAAAGTTATAGAATATATGAAAAATTAG
- a CDS encoding tyrosine-type recombinase/integrase, which translates to MLSKIPGFKEFEKHMKDSSFSYNSCEAYKKDIDDFFIFIRYKPLNEIVEEDILNFIKDLKKVYSNNSINRKIISIRGYLKYFYKNGIIDSLPMEKIKNLPPEKRTLEILSLEEIEKLREIMDDSPKEYRDRTILDILYETGILISEVLDLRCEDIISEDYKVITQIKGVKINKIPLDNSLSERLQIFIEEKRDQLRNKNTKIFSSISRQNYRARLIKYGKRASLDREIYTHMIRNSVLKNILDTEGAHVVKDRMGYSTIQNTSLYSSRNTQQIKKIYMEIGIGDE; encoded by the coding sequence ATGCTCAGCAAAATACCGGGATTTAAAGAATTTGAAAAACACATGAAAGACAGCAGCTTTAGTTATAACAGCTGCGAAGCTTATAAAAAAGATATAGATGATTTTTTTATCTTTATAAGATATAAACCTCTAAATGAAATAGTAGAGGAAGATATCTTAAACTTCATAAAAGACCTAAAAAAAGTCTATTCCAATAACAGTATCAACAGAAAAATAATATCTATTCGAGGATATTTAAAATATTTTTACAAAAATGGTATAATTGATAGTCTGCCTATGGAAAAGATAAAAAATCTCCCTCCTGAAAAAAGAACTTTAGAGATATTAAGTTTGGAAGAGATTGAGAAATTGAGAGAGATTATGGATGATTCCCCTAAGGAATACAGGGATAGGACCATCTTGGACATCCTCTATGAGACTGGTATTTTAATCTCAGAAGTTTTAGATCTTCGATGTGAAGACATAATATCAGAAGATTATAAGGTTATCACTCAAATTAAGGGCGTTAAGATAAATAAGATCCCTTTAGACAACTCTTTAAGTGAAAGATTGCAGATATTTATAGAGGAAAAAAGAGATCAATTGAGAAATAAAAATACCAAAATATTTTCCAGTATTTCCAGGCAGAATTATAGAGCCAGACTTATAAAATATGGGAAAAGAGCCAGTCTAGACAGGGAAATATATACCCATATGATCAGAAACTCTGTTCTAAAAAATATTTTGGACACAGAGGGAGCCCATGTTGTAAAGGATAGGATGGGATATTCTACCATTCAAAATACCAGTCTTTACAGCAGCAGGAATACCCAGCAGATTAAAAAGATATATATGGAGATAGGAATCGGAGATGAATAA
- a CDS encoding LD-carboxypeptidase translates to MLKGKNLKKGDTIGIVAPANSGSKEKVLSSKKKLESLGYKVKLGKHIFDTWHSFAGTDKSRVSDINNFFKDPEVDAVMCLRGGYGSIRIVEALDIDMIKKNPKIFIGYSDITTLHTALNQRAGLVTFHGPMAVSNFFDIEKFTVDSFVESMENICGREIINPTELKSMVGGKAIGIVAGGNLITLMGDMGTPNELDFKGKILFVEEIREPTYKVDRALTQLLNSGKLGQLNGIILGDFNNCIPASEYDMPLMDLLEDRLKKLGIPIIYNFKSGHCKPMVTLPLGIEVEIDCDKLTIRSLEGAVR, encoded by the coding sequence ATGTTAAAGGGGAAAAATTTAAAAAAGGGAGATACCATAGGGATAGTGGCTCCTGCTAACTCAGGTTCTAAAGAGAAGGTGCTCAGTTCAAAAAAAAAGTTAGAAAGCCTGGGATATAAGGTGAAATTAGGAAAACACATTTTTGATACCTGGCATTCATTTGCAGGAACAGATAAAAGCAGAGTATCAGATATAAATAATTTTTTTAAAGATCCAGAAGTAGATGCAGTCATGTGTCTTCGTGGGGGATATGGAAGTATAAGGATTGTGGAAGCACTGGATATTGATATGATAAAGAAAAACCCCAAGATATTTATAGGGTACAGCGATATTACAACACTTCACACTGCTCTGAATCAAAGAGCTGGTTTGGTTACATTCCATGGACCTATGGCAGTTTCTAATTTTTTTGATATAGAAAAATTTACGGTGGATTCATTTGTAGAAAGTATGGAAAATATCTGTGGCAGAGAGATAATAAATCCAACAGAATTAAAATCTATGGTAGGAGGGAAGGCTATTGGAATCGTAGCAGGGGGGAATTTAATTACCCTTATGGGGGACATGGGAACTCCCAATGAACTTGATTTTAAAGGTAAAATATTATTTGTAGAGGAGATCAGAGAACCTACGTATAAGGTAGATCGTGCTCTGACCCAGCTTTTAAATTCAGGAAAACTAGGCCAGTTAAATGGAATTATATTGGGAGATTTTAATAACTGTATTCCTGCATCGGAATATGACATGCCCCTTATGGATCTCTTAGAGGACAGGTTAAAGAAGCTGGGTATTCCTATAATTTATAATTTTAAATCGGGCCATTGTAAACCTATGGTAACACTTCCCCTAGGGATAGAGGTGGAGATAGATTGTGATAAGTTAACGATTAGAAGTTTAGAGGGAGCGGTCAGATGA
- a CDS encoding permease-like cell division protein FtsX: MFKKIRQMNTEINELIQKNITYYTLSFTTLIFAFLFFNISVISIYNIYQSNKTLNKSYTLSVYMNNNVSQNSIEKIEKNILTLDGIEQISYINKELAFKKLADQLGLSNRGIGNPLLNSFVVKTEGEKNLNQAKVIIDEIDGVKEVVINKKSVTKLDEKIKRNNKLLIGLLLITLLPIKIMIFNIMHSSVVSQNHDIEAKLYLGMEKREILRPYYFINNIKFISAAIIGSLTFLNLYEFIRSEIAGLNYIVSTVQAGIVVGIIILLVGLIFPFVSFNLIKVKR, encoded by the coding sequence ATGTTTAAAAAAATACGTCAAATGAATACCGAGATAAATGAATTAATCCAAAAAAATATAACCTACTATACTCTTAGTTTTACTACTTTGATCTTTGCATTTTTATTTTTTAATATAAGCGTTATCTCTATCTATAACATCTATCAAAGCAATAAAACTTTAAACAAAAGTTATACTCTCAGCGTGTATATGAATAACAACGTCTCTCAAAATAGTATTGAGAAGATTGAAAAAAACATTTTAACCCTTGATGGTATCGAACAAATCAGCTATATAAATAAAGAGTTAGCATTTAAAAAATTAGCTGATCAACTAGGTCTCAGTAATCGTGGGATAGGTAACCCTCTCTTAAACTCATTTGTCGTAAAGACTGAGGGAGAAAAAAACCTGAATCAAGCAAAAGTCATCATCGATGAGATCGACGGTGTAAAAGAAGTTGTAATCAATAAAAAGAGTGTTACTAAATTAGATGAAAAGATAAAAAGAAATAATAAACTTCTAATTGGATTGCTCTTAATCACACTGCTTCCTATAAAAATAATGATATTTAATATAATGCATAGCAGTGTTGTCAGTCAAAATCATGATATAGAAGCTAAATTATATCTGGGTATGGAAAAAAGAGAGATCTTAAGACCCTATTATTTTATAAATAATATAAAGTTTATCTCAGCAGCAATTATAGGAAGTTTAACCTTTTTAAACCTCTATGAATTTATTCGAAGTGAGATAGCCGGGTTGAACTATATAGTTTCTACCGTCCAGGCTGGAATAGTTGTAGGGATTATCATTCTCCTTGTCGGTTTAATTTTTCCATTTGTATCTTTTAACTTAATAAAGGTTAAGAGGTAG
- a CDS encoding DNA topoisomerase, with protein sequence MKKLIIAEKPSLGRNIASALGLKKRGNGYIEGDKYIVSWAFGHLFELSNVDDYFGKKMKWKEVELPFTPKKFKFKLKESKGIAEQFKVLKDLMEREDVEGIINCGDADREGQIIIDRIIKESKIKKEVYRLWLPEQTKETIIEEVKNIKPDREYIKLAFEGYSRTVMDWLFGINLTRYITLKSGQLMPVGRVLIPVLKFIYDRDTAIEKFVKEKYIQLESECEKDEVKFKLSKSTKYLIKDEKKADLKCEELNSCEGKVLSKENKEIKKQPGKLFSLSKLQSQLSKKNKIDFKGSLEIIQKLYENGYITYPRTNTEYLAVNEKGKVKQLLKVLSKDHNVKFKDSKKIFDDDKVESHSAIIPTMKFPKNNLNGREKIIYETILNRFISNFVAEETITAKVVVTIGVGDEKFKLSGESVVQAGFYKYEPAVFENKLPNFIVGDTFKVEFKKILKETKPPRKVSERELAAHLKNPFRKDSDTEEDEYKAILKGIEIGTEATRTGIIENAKKYEYISQKGSNFSLEPLGGKVVETLDKLNIDLYKTKTVEFSKLLKKVYKGNSTIQETIDLVTEELQRIIGQNIEIPRVYNDSEREIIAVCPRCGKNIYENSKGFSCVGYRDAPPCNFTLWKESRYKSIEVKISKTRAKKLIKGETISLKKIKGKNEKIYSAEFKLEDTGKYVNLKLEKYFPVEE encoded by the coding sequence ATGAAAAAATTAATTATAGCGGAAAAACCCAGTTTAGGGAGGAATATAGCCAGTGCATTAGGTCTGAAAAAAAGAGGAAACGGGTATATAGAAGGGGACAAATATATTGTTTCATGGGCATTCGGTCACCTGTTCGAACTATCCAATGTAGATGATTATTTTGGCAAGAAGATGAAGTGGAAGGAGGTAGAACTACCCTTTACACCGAAGAAGTTTAAATTTAAATTAAAGGAGAGCAAGGGGATTGCTGAACAATTTAAAGTTCTTAAAGATCTTATGGAGAGGGAAGATGTAGAAGGAATTATTAATTGCGGAGATGCAGACAGAGAGGGACAGATAATAATAGATAGGATTATAAAGGAATCCAAGATAAAAAAAGAGGTATACAGGTTATGGCTTCCGGAACAGACCAAGGAGACCATCATAGAGGAAGTTAAGAATATAAAACCTGACAGGGAGTATATAAAATTAGCGTTTGAGGGATATTCCAGAACTGTGATGGATTGGCTCTTTGGTATAAATTTAACCAGATATATCACACTGAAAAGTGGTCAATTGATGCCGGTAGGAAGGGTATTGATACCGGTATTAAAATTTATCTATGACAGGGATACAGCTATAGAGAAGTTCGTCAAGGAAAAATATATCCAGCTTGAGAGTGAATGTGAGAAGGACGAGGTTAAATTTAAACTGTCTAAAAGCACAAAATATCTCATAAAAGATGAGAAAAAAGCTGACTTAAAATGTGAAGAACTCAACTCCTGTGAGGGAAAAGTTTTATCCAAGGAAAATAAGGAGATTAAAAAACAGCCGGGGAAATTATTTTCATTGTCAAAATTACAATCCCAGCTTTCGAAAAAAAATAAGATAGATTTTAAGGGATCTTTGGAAATAATTCAGAAATTATATGAAAATGGATATATCACATATCCAAGGACAAATACAGAATACCTGGCTGTGAATGAAAAGGGAAAGGTTAAGCAGCTTCTAAAGGTGCTTTCAAAGGATCACAATGTAAAGTTTAAAGATTCTAAAAAGATATTTGATGATGATAAGGTGGAGAGTCATAGTGCGATAATTCCGACTATGAAATTTCCAAAGAACAATTTAAACGGACGGGAAAAAATAATCTATGAAACTATCTTGAATCGTTTTATCTCAAACTTTGTAGCTGAGGAAACTATTACAGCTAAGGTTGTAGTCACTATAGGTGTAGGAGATGAAAAATTTAAGCTTTCAGGAGAAAGTGTTGTACAGGCAGGATTTTACAAATACGAACCTGCGGTTTTTGAAAATAAACTACCTAATTTTATTGTAGGAGATACCTTTAAAGTTGAGTTTAAAAAAATACTTAAGGAAACTAAGCCCCCCAGAAAAGTCTCAGAAAGGGAACTGGCAGCCCATTTAAAAAATCCATTCAGAAAGGACAGTGATACCGAAGAGGATGAGTATAAGGCTATATTAAAAGGGATTGAGATAGGGACTGAGGCAACAAGAACAGGGATAATAGAAAATGCCAAAAAATATGAATATATATCCCAAAAAGGATCTAATTTTTCTTTGGAACCATTGGGAGGAAAAGTAGTTGAGACATTGGATAAATTAAATATAGATCTGTATAAAACAAAGACTGTAGAGTTTTCTAAACTCCTGAAAAAAGTATATAAGGGAAATAGCACTATCCAGGAAACTATCGATCTGGTTACAGAGGAACTCCAGAGAATTATAGGCCAGAATATAGAGATACCCAGGGTATACAATGATTCAGAAAGGGAGATAATCGCAGTCTGTCCCAGATGCGGAAAAAATATCTATGAGAACAGTAAGGGGTTTTCGTGTGTGGGGTATAGAGATGCCCCGCCGTGTAACTTTACCCTGTGGAAAGAGAGTAGATATAAGTCTATAGAGGTAAAGATTTCCAAAACCAGGGCTAAAAAATTAATAAAAGGGGAAACTATCTCTTTAAAGAAGATAAAAGGGAAAAATGAAAAGATATACTCAGCTGAATTTAAATTAGAAGATACGGGGAAATATGTGAACTTAAAGTTAGAAAAATATTTTCCTGTGGAAGAGTAA
- the recN gene encoding DNA repair protein RecN, giving the protein MLRELRIENLAIIDKLELEFQDKLIALTGETGAGKSIILTGINLLIGEKTNMEMLRDGADYLLAEGVFDANENQAEELHEMGIDVENNEIIVQRRMESNGRGKAFVNGRRVPMSNLKEIMGTLVDIVGQHSHQMLLHRGNHIKLIDRFLNKDEHLIKDQLGDIVSNYEEVHRLLIQLSETRNNIKEKKDLYEYQLAEIEEVNLSKNEDEELEDEYKILFNAGKITEKLKNSYYSISDGEVNVTSLLHSVKKNMETLSQYGKDYEAIFEKVEKIYYEVEDLTYNIENIQDNMDVDEYRLNAVVDRLDKINNLKKKYGEDISEILGYRDKIKNELDLLDESDFEEKKLNKKIQDLLKKYKEIAGKLSAVRKTKAKLIEEHLTSELIYLNMKDARFKVDFKVDEKISRSGIDIVEFMIAPNLGQEMKPLAKVVSGGEMSRIMLALKVIFSAVDNVPILVFDEIDTGVGGETVRKIADKLYDIGENAQIICITHSPAIAAKASQQFYIKKKNIQGKTIATVKNLNPEERIDEIARMLAGDQVSDSVKKHAKELLKG; this is encoded by the coding sequence ATGTTAAGGGAACTTCGAATTGAAAATTTAGCAATTATAGATAAATTAGAATTAGAATTTCAAGATAAATTAATAGCTCTCACAGGTGAGACAGGAGCAGGAAAATCGATTATCCTTACAGGTATCAACCTCCTTATTGGTGAAAAAACTAATATGGAGATGCTTAGAGATGGGGCTGACTATCTTTTGGCTGAAGGTGTCTTTGATGCCAATGAAAATCAGGCAGAAGAACTCCATGAGATGGGGATAGATGTGGAAAATAATGAAATAATTGTCCAAAGAAGGATGGAATCCAATGGCCGCGGAAAAGCTTTTGTAAATGGCAGAAGAGTTCCCATGAGCAACCTAAAGGAGATTATGGGAACCTTGGTAGATATTGTAGGTCAGCATTCCCACCAGATGCTCCTCCATAGGGGAAATCATATAAAATTAATCGATAGATTTTTAAATAAAGATGAACACCTTATCAAAGATCAGCTGGGAGATATTGTCTCTAATTATGAGGAGGTCCATAGACTCCTAATACAGCTTTCGGAAACAAGAAACAATATCAAAGAGAAAAAAGATCTCTATGAATATCAGTTAGCAGAAATCGAAGAGGTAAACTTATCTAAAAATGAGGATGAGGAATTAGAAGATGAATATAAGATCCTTTTTAATGCCGGTAAGATTACTGAAAAATTAAAAAATTCCTACTATAGTATAAGTGACGGAGAGGTAAACGTAACCTCTTTACTCCACAGTGTGAAAAAAAATATGGAGACCCTCTCCCAATATGGAAAAGACTATGAGGCCATCTTTGAGAAAGTAGAAAAAATCTACTACGAAGTTGAGGATCTCACATACAATATAGAAAACATTCAGGATAATATGGATGTAGATGAGTACCGGCTCAACGCTGTAGTGGACAGATTAGACAAGATAAACAATCTCAAGAAAAAATACGGAGAAGATATCTCAGAAATTTTAGGATATCGGGATAAGATAAAAAATGAATTGGATCTTTTGGATGAAAGTGATTTTGAGGAAAAAAAGTTAAATAAAAAAATACAAGATCTCCTAAAAAAATATAAGGAGATCGCTGGTAAACTCTCTGCTGTCCGTAAGACCAAAGCTAAACTGATCGAGGAGCACCTTACCTCTGAACTAATATATTTAAATATGAAAGATGCCAGATTTAAGGTCGATTTTAAAGTCGATGAGAAGATCTCAAGATCTGGAATAGATATAGTAGAGTTCATGATTGCTCCCAACCTGGGGCAGGAGATGAAACCCCTTGCCAAGGTAGTTTCCGGAGGAGAGATGAGCAGGATCATGCTGGCTCTAAAGGTAATATTTTCAGCTGTAGATAATGTTCCTATACTGGTATTTGACGAGATCGATACTGGGGTAGGAGGAGAGACAGTTAGAAAGATAGCGGATAAATTGTATGATATCGGAGAGAATGCCCAGATCATATGTATAACCCATTCCCCTGCAATTGCAGCTAAGGCCAGCCAGCAATTTTATATTAAGAAAAAAAATATCCAGGGAAAAACTATAGCCACAGTAAAAAATCTAAATCCAGAAGAGAGGATAGATGAGATCGCACGAATGCTGGCAGGAGATCAGGTCAGTGACAGTGTAAAAAAACATGCAAAAGAACTGCTGAAGGGGTGA
- the era gene encoding GTPase Era translates to MKAGFIAVVGRPNVGKSTLMNKIVNEKVAIVSNKAGTTRDSIKGILTIQDTQYVFIDTPGIHKPKHLLGEHMTNTAINALREVEAVMMVLDGTQEISTGDQFVFDKIMKAPNTPRIAVINKIDLMKDEEIEEKIGEIRAKLGDFHKIVTMSAEYAIGIPKLLEAINPFLEEGIMYYPEDMYTDMPMYKMIIEIVREKILTRTRDEIPHSIAVEIINVERRENGKDKYDINIYVERDSQKGIVIGKRGALLKAVGTDARKDIETLLEKKIYLNLWVKVKDKWRKKKPFLKEMGYNLDEL, encoded by the coding sequence ATGAAAGCAGGATTTATTGCAGTAGTAGGAAGACCAAATGTAGGAAAATCTACATTAATGAATAAGATAGTAAATGAAAAGGTAGCCATAGTTTCTAATAAAGCTGGAACAACTAGAGATTCAATCAAGGGGATCTTAACTATCCAAGATACACAATATGTATTTATTGACACCCCGGGAATTCATAAACCTAAGCATCTTTTAGGTGAACATATGACCAACACAGCTATCAATGCACTGAGGGAAGTAGAAGCAGTTATGATGGTGTTAGACGGGACTCAAGAGATCAGTACAGGAGATCAGTTTGTTTTTGATAAAATTATGAAAGCTCCTAATACTCCTAGAATTGCAGTTATCAACAAGATTGACCTTATGAAAGATGAAGAGATCGAGGAAAAAATCGGAGAGATCAGAGCAAAATTAGGAGATTTCCACAAGATCGTAACTATGTCAGCTGAATATGCTATTGGTATTCCTAAATTATTAGAAGCTATCAATCCATTTTTAGAGGAAGGAATCATGTACTATCCAGAGGATATGTATACTGATATGCCTATGTATAAGATGATTATAGAGATTGTAAGAGAAAAAATATTAACTAGAACCAGAGATGAAATCCCTCATTCTATTGCTGTTGAGATCATCAATGTAGAGAGAAGGGAAAATGGTAAGGATAAATATGATATCAATATCTATGTAGAGAGAGATTCTCAAAAAGGAATAGTTATCGGTAAAAGAGGTGCCCTTTTAAAAGCTGTTGGTACCGATGCTAGAAAAGATATTGAGACTTTATTAGAGAAAAAAATCTATTTAAACCTTTGGGTTAAAGTTAAAGATAAGTGGAGAAAGAAAAAGCCGTTCCTAAAGGAAATGGGATATAACTTAGACGAATTATAA
- a CDS encoding NAD(+)/NADH kinase, which produces MKKKVCIIYNTSKKDAIKFYEVSKEFFENCGIEVQSEIEGSAFVVVIGGDGTLLQASKDIANHNKFAIAVNMGSLGFLTDIRRIEALQVYEDVLMGNYKLEERHMLEVEVRGETHTGLNEVVLAKGGILQKLIRIRASGEYYINTYRADGLIVATPTGSTGYSLSAGGPIIRSNLDVLLITPIAPHNLSTRPIIVDGKEEITLRLEGREDSAYIAVDGDDAIEVTKEDIIKIRYSDKKLKLVLPKSRNYYSVLREKLKWGDKIC; this is translated from the coding sequence ATGAAAAAAAAGGTATGTATCATATATAATACCTCTAAAAAAGATGCAATAAAATTTTATGAAGTATCCAAAGAGTTCTTCGAGAATTGCGGTATAGAGGTCCAGTCAGAGATAGAGGGATCAGCTTTTGTCGTGGTTATCGGTGGAGACGGAACTCTCCTACAGGCCAGCAAAGATATAGCTAATCACAACAAATTTGCTATTGCTGTAAATATGGGAAGTCTTGGATTTCTTACAGACATAAGGAGGATCGAAGCGCTTCAAGTTTATGAAGATGTTTTGATGGGCAACTATAAGTTAGAGGAAAGACACATGTTGGAGGTAGAAGTCAGGGGAGAAACACATACCGGTCTCAATGAGGTGGTTCTGGCAAAGGGAGGAATCCTGCAAAAATTAATCAGAATTAGAGCTTCAGGGGAATACTATATCAATACATACAGGGCAGATGGATTAATTGTTGCTACTCCTACAGGATCAACAGGTTATTCCCTTTCAGCAGGAGGGCCCATCATCAGATCTAATTTGGATGTACTTTTAATTACTCCTATCGCTCCACACAACTTAAGCACCAGACCTATAATAGTAGATGGGAAAGAGGAGATCACACTGAGATTAGAGGGTAGAGAAGATTCCGCCTATATAGCTGTCGATGGAGATGACGCTATCGAGGTTACCAAAGAGGATATTATCAAGATCAGATATTCAGATAAAAAACTAAAGTTAGTGCTGCCAAAGTCGAGAAATTATTATTCTGTTTTAAGGGAAAAATTAAAGTGGGGAGATAAGATATGTTAA
- a CDS encoding peptidoglycan DD-metalloendopeptidase family protein, with translation MKKLIFLLTLMIITTNTFSNSIDEKKNQISQIENEIKRKGEEIKKNAQKIKTIDKKTETLKEQIIRVEKELKIIESEKELLKIKIDVVSRKVDYGKRNLKFSSKELTNMENDYVAMLQSWQKKDITDEIDTYNFKEILKANQERQDEIKSVQNNIKKVKEDIEKEQRNLKKLQSQLAYKERQQESKKRQHNNLIAQYNKDKKITTAKTNQAKNTITNLQKQKAAIEKEIDNIIRTRTKQLGNVNYSTVAKNLGSFKKPISGKVLVGFNQAKVGGIRSSGQEIQGNLGDRVVSANKGKVIYAGKFMNMGKVVMIDHGYNLITIYGNLISNYVKLGQTVGKGSEIGILGLNSDGRSYLYYETRFNLKSSNPNNF, from the coding sequence ATGAAAAAACTAATATTTTTACTGACTTTGATGATTATTACTACAAATACATTCTCTAACAGTATCGATGAAAAAAAAAATCAAATCAGTCAGATTGAAAACGAGATCAAAAGAAAAGGTGAAGAGATCAAAAAAAACGCTCAAAAAATCAAGACTATAGATAAAAAAACAGAAACTCTAAAAGAACAGATAATCCGTGTAGAAAAAGAATTAAAAATTATCGAAAGTGAAAAAGAACTCTTAAAGATAAAGATTGATGTAGTCAGCAGAAAGGTAGATTATGGTAAGCGGAATCTAAAATTTAGTTCTAAAGAACTTACCAATATGGAAAATGATTATGTAGCTATGCTCCAGTCGTGGCAGAAAAAAGATATAACCGATGAAATTGATACCTATAATTTTAAGGAGATCCTAAAGGCCAACCAGGAGAGACAGGATGAGATAAAAAGTGTCCAAAACAATATAAAAAAAGTAAAAGAAGATATCGAAAAGGAGCAGAGAAATCTGAAAAAACTCCAATCTCAACTGGCTTATAAGGAACGACAGCAAGAGAGTAAGAAGAGACAACACAATAACCTGATTGCCCAGTATAATAAAGATAAGAAGATAACAACAGCTAAAACAAACCAGGCTAAAAACACGATAACAAACCTTCAAAAGCAAAAAGCTGCTATTGAAAAAGAGATCGATAATATAATCAGAACCAGAACCAAGCAGCTGGGAAATGTAAATTATTCCACTGTTGCCAAAAACTTAGGAAGTTTTAAAAAACCTATCTCTGGAAAAGTTCTGGTTGGATTTAATCAGGCCAAGGTCGGTGGAATCCGTAGTTCAGGACAGGAGATCCAAGGAAACTTAGGAGATCGGGTTGTTTCTGCAAATAAGGGTAAGGTTATCTATGCAGGTAAATTTATGAATATGGGAAAAGTTGTCATGATAGACCATGGATATAACTTGATCACTATCTATGGAAACCTAATCTCTAACTATGTAAAATTAGGGCAGACCGTAGGAAAAGGAAGTGAAATCGGAATTTTAGGACTTAACTCCGATGGAAGATCATATCTTTATTATGAGACAAGGTTTAACCTAAAATCTTCCAATCCAAATAACTTTTAG